A genomic segment from Nitrospira sp. encodes:
- a CDS encoding Type I restriction-modification system, DNA-methyltransferase subunit M yields MFEQAFKNIDDVLRKEAGCTTELDYTEQTSWLLFLKYLDGLEQDKADEAKLEGKRYSFILDKPYRWESWAAPKGNDGRIDHNKAATGSDLTEFVNGKLFPYLHNFKQKAGGSNTIEYKIGEIFGEIKNKIQSGYNLREIIDHIDELRFRSQKEKHELSHLYEAKIRNMGNAGRNGGEYYTPRPLIRAMVQVVKPTIGERIYDGACGSAGFLCESFDYLKAQRHLTTKDLTTLQTRTFYGKEKKSLAYVIAIMNMILHGIEAPNIIHTNTLTENLADIQEKDRYDVVLANPPFGGKERKEVQQNFPIRTGETAFLFLQHFIKSLKAGGRTGVVIKNTFLSNTDNASVSLRKLLLESCNLHTVLDCPGGTFQGAGVKTVVLFFVKGAPTRKVWYYQLDPGRSLGKTNPLNDDDLKEFMTLQKTLADSPKSWSVDAKDVDQKIFDLSVKNPNGGVTVTHRSPQEIMAEIAALDAESEKALHKIKTLL; encoded by the coding sequence ATGTTTGAACAAGCCTTCAAAAATATCGACGACGTGCTTCGGAAAGAGGCCGGTTGCACCACCGAGCTGGATTACACAGAGCAGACCTCTTGGTTGTTGTTCCTGAAATACCTCGACGGGCTGGAGCAGGACAAAGCGGATGAGGCCAAGCTCGAAGGCAAGCGCTACAGTTTTATCCTGGACAAGCCCTACCGTTGGGAAAGCTGGGCCGCGCCGAAAGGCAACGACGGCCGGATCGACCACAACAAGGCGGCGACCGGCAGCGACCTTACCGAATTTGTGAACGGCAAGCTGTTCCCTTACCTGCACAACTTCAAGCAGAAGGCCGGCGGGTCGAACACCATCGAGTACAAGATCGGCGAAATCTTCGGCGAGATCAAAAACAAGATCCAGAGCGGCTACAACCTGCGCGAGATCATCGACCACATCGACGAGCTGCGCTTTCGCTCGCAGAAGGAAAAGCACGAACTTTCCCATCTCTACGAAGCCAAGATCCGCAACATGGGCAACGCGGGGCGCAACGGCGGCGAGTACTACACCCCACGTCCGCTCATCCGGGCGATGGTGCAGGTGGTCAAGCCCACGATCGGCGAGCGCATCTATGATGGCGCCTGCGGGTCGGCCGGATTCTTGTGCGAGTCGTTCGACTACCTGAAAGCTCAACGCCACCTCACGACCAAAGACCTCACCACCCTCCAGACCCGCACCTTCTACGGCAAGGAAAAGAAGTCGCTCGCCTACGTCATCGCGATCATGAACATGATCCTGCACGGTATCGAGGCCCCGAACATCATTCACACCAACACGCTCACGGAAAACCTCGCCGACATTCAGGAGAAAGACCGCTACGACGTGGTGCTGGCTAATCCACCGTTCGGTGGGAAGGAGCGCAAGGAAGTACAACAGAACTTCCCCATCCGCACCGGCGAAACGGCCTTTCTCTTCCTGCAACACTTCATCAAGAGTTTGAAGGCGGGCGGCCGTACCGGCGTGGTCATCAAGAACACCTTTCTCTCCAATACCGACAATGCGTCCGTCAGCCTGCGCAAACTGTTGCTGGAAAGCTGCAACCTGCACACGGTACTCGACTGTCCTGGCGGCACGTTCCAAGGCGCGGGCGTGAAAACGGTCGTCTTGTTCTTCGTGAAGGGCGCGCCGACCAGAAAAGTCTGGTACTACCAACTCGACCCTGGCCGCAGCCTCGGCAAGACCAACCCGCTCAACGATGATGACTTGAAAGAGTTCATGACGTTGCAAAAGACCCTTGCCGACTCGCCCAAAAGCTGGAGCGTGGATGCGAAGGACGTTGACCAGAAGATCTTCGATCTCTCGGTCAAGAATCCGAACGGAGGCGTAACGGTGACGCACCGCAGCCCGCAGGAAATCATGGCCGAGATCGCCGCGCTGGACGCGGAGAGTGAGAAAGCGCTGCACAAGATCAAGACGCTGCTATGA
- a CDS encoding dihydrofolate synthase/folylpolyglutamate synthase has protein sequence MTYSATVQFLYGLQQHGIKLGLETIRTLLTRVGEPHRRYPVFHIGGTNGKGSTAALVASILQAAGYRVGLYTSPHLIDFRERIRVDGVMIPEGRVSELVESLQAAAAPDLAPTFFEFTTALAFRHFAECAVDVAVLEVGLGGRFDATNVVEPLVAAITTIGLDHEAYLGSTVDAIAYEKAGIIKQGVPLVIGRIDASPRRVIENRASIQAAPVYGLGREFCCDGSSVADCEYVGMTARYEHLACPLQGRFQLDNLACALALVELARDRGLVVSETAVRIGLQHVAWEGRLEIVGDAPTVMLDGAHNPAAAVVLAEYLAEWRRARPTARVSLILGMMRDKHPREFLTPLLPLIDRLILTQANLPRASTGADLRDLLRDCAPFAEVAATPADALACAKRSASPSDLICVTGSLMLVGEVKALLRGCSLSPVRG, from the coding sequence ATGACCTATTCCGCCACAGTGCAGTTCCTCTACGGCCTGCAGCAGCACGGCATCAAGTTGGGGTTGGAGACGATCCGTACGTTGCTGACGCGGGTGGGGGAACCGCACCGCCGCTATCCGGTGTTCCATATCGGAGGGACCAACGGCAAGGGTTCGACCGCGGCGCTGGTCGCGTCGATTCTCCAAGCAGCCGGCTATCGCGTGGGGCTCTACACCTCGCCGCATCTCATCGATTTTCGCGAACGGATCCGGGTCGACGGCGTCATGATCCCGGAAGGCCGGGTGAGCGAGTTGGTCGAGTCCTTGCAGGCCGCCGCGGCTCCCGATCTCGCCCCGACCTTTTTTGAATTTACGACCGCGCTGGCGTTCCGGCATTTTGCCGAGTGCGCCGTCGATGTCGCGGTGCTCGAAGTCGGCTTGGGTGGGCGGTTCGACGCAACCAACGTCGTGGAGCCGCTGGTTGCCGCCATCACCACCATCGGCCTTGACCACGAGGCCTATCTCGGTTCGACGGTGGACGCGATCGCCTATGAGAAGGCCGGGATCATCAAACAAGGCGTGCCGTTGGTGATCGGCCGCATCGACGCGTCGCCGCGACGGGTGATCGAGAATCGTGCTTCGATCCAGGCGGCTCCCGTGTATGGATTGGGACGCGAGTTTTGCTGTGACGGGTCTTCGGTGGCCGATTGTGAGTATGTCGGAATGACGGCGCGGTACGAGCATCTCGCCTGTCCGCTTCAGGGACGATTTCAACTCGACAACCTCGCCTGCGCTTTGGCGTTGGTGGAGCTGGCTCGTGATCGAGGGCTGGTGGTCTCGGAGACGGCTGTTCGCATCGGGTTGCAGCACGTCGCGTGGGAAGGACGGCTGGAAATCGTCGGTGACGCGCCGACGGTCATGCTGGACGGAGCGCACAATCCTGCCGCCGCAGTCGTGCTCGCAGAGTACCTGGCCGAGTGGCGACGCGCGAGGCCGACTGCACGGGTGAGCCTGATCCTTGGGATGATGCGCGACAAACATCCGCGCGAATTTCTTACGCCGTTGTTGCCGCTGATCGATCGATTGATCCTCACGCAAGCCAATTTGCCTCGAGCCTCGACGGGGGCGGATCTCCGCGACCTGCTTCGTGACTGCGCACCCTTCGCAGAGGTGGCGGCGACGCCGGCGGATGCGCTTGCCTGCGCGAAGCGTTCTGCCTCTCCTTCCGACTTGATCTGTGTCACCGGCTCTTTGATGTTGGTCGGCGAAGTCAAGGCCCTTCTCCGAGGCTGTTCCCTCTCACCTGTTCGTGGCTGA
- a CDS encoding GTP 3',8-cyclase, whose translation MDHDAPIDTPTPTIHDRLGRPLRSLRLSVTDRCNLRCKYCMPEDDYAWLPRDTILTFEEMAELTAVFTELGVDKVRLTGGEPLLRRDLPRFVRQLSENRRIGEIALTSNGVLMADQAADLSFAGLNRVTISLDTLRAERFRALTKRDLHHQVFDGIKAVVRAGFPSLKLDTVVIKGYNDDELVDLIEYGKTIDGEVRFIEYMDVGGATDWSMDQVLSKAEMLDRVGRHYGGVEPVVQNSTAPAERFVLPDGTVFGIIPSTTTPFCRTCDRSRLTADGMWYLCLYAKDGLDLRAPLRAGRSREELKTLITSVWQGRTDRGAEERKALETLGLREQRLIEINRLREDPHLEMHARGG comes from the coding sequence ATGGATCACGACGCGCCGATCGATACACCGACTCCCACGATCCACGACCGGCTGGGGCGTCCGCTCCGGAGTCTGCGGCTGTCGGTCACGGATCGCTGCAACCTGCGCTGCAAGTATTGCATGCCGGAAGACGACTACGCCTGGCTGCCGCGCGATACCATTCTCACCTTCGAAGAGATGGCAGAACTCACGGCGGTCTTTACCGAACTGGGGGTGGACAAGGTCCGCCTCACGGGCGGCGAGCCGCTGTTGCGTCGAGACCTGCCTCGCTTTGTCCGGCAGCTTTCCGAGAATCGCCGCATCGGCGAGATCGCCCTGACCAGCAACGGCGTGCTCATGGCGGACCAGGCCGCCGATCTCTCGTTCGCCGGTTTGAACCGGGTCACGATCAGCCTGGATACCCTGCGCGCCGAGCGGTTCCGCGCCTTGACCAAGCGGGATCTCCACCATCAGGTCTTCGATGGGATCAAGGCGGTCGTGCGGGCGGGGTTTCCCTCGTTGAAGCTCGATACGGTCGTCATCAAGGGGTACAACGACGACGAACTCGTCGACCTCATCGAGTACGGGAAAACAATCGACGGCGAGGTGCGGTTCATCGAGTACATGGATGTCGGCGGAGCCACGGATTGGTCCATGGACCAGGTACTCTCGAAGGCTGAGATGTTGGATCGAGTGGGTCGCCACTATGGCGGGGTCGAGCCGGTCGTTCAGAACAGCACGGCGCCGGCTGAGCGGTTCGTCCTACCGGACGGTACGGTCTTCGGCATCATTCCCTCGACGACCACGCCGTTCTGCCGGACCTGCGACCGCAGCCGATTGACGGCGGACGGCATGTGGTATCTCTGCCTCTATGCGAAGGACGGGCTCGATTTGCGGGCGCCGTTGCGGGCCGGCCGTTCCCGCGAAGAATTGAAGACGCTGATCACCTCTGTATGGCAAGGGCGGACGGATCGGGGCGCAGAAGAACGGAAGGCCCTGGAAACGCTGGGGTTGCGGGAGCAACGACTCATCGAGATCAACCGCCTGCGTGAAGATCCCCACCTGGAAATGCATGCGCGAGGGGGATGA
- a CDS encoding beta-lactamase domain protein, whose translation MKVRVLGCHGSGQLVPGANGPIQCGTCGFLVNDRLLVDAGTIGSRLYLEEQRRIQVILLTHLHFDHIRELPTLADNLVGELDEPVVIAAIPEVLDGLRRHIFNDAVYPDFFRLPDPARPVFVTHRLQPGREDLLCGLGVTPMSVNHVVPAVGFLLREGERTMLYSGDTYRTDGLWRAAQAAPGLQAAFIETSFPNELDELAKTAKHLTPALLAEEFAKLARPELPVYAYHLKPRFREVIKQELGQLGIRHLAALEEGQTLVL comes from the coding sequence ATGAAGGTCCGTGTGTTGGGCTGTCATGGTTCCGGGCAGCTGGTTCCCGGGGCGAACGGTCCGATTCAGTGCGGCACCTGCGGGTTTCTGGTCAACGACCGATTGCTCGTCGATGCAGGAACGATCGGGTCCCGGTTGTACCTTGAGGAGCAGCGGCGTATCCAGGTGATCTTGCTGACTCACCTGCATTTCGATCATATTCGCGAGTTGCCGACGCTGGCCGATAACCTCGTCGGCGAGCTCGATGAGCCGGTCGTCATTGCGGCCATCCCCGAGGTCTTGGACGGACTACGCAGGCATATTTTCAATGATGCGGTCTATCCGGATTTTTTTCGTCTGCCCGATCCCGCCAGGCCGGTCTTCGTGACGCACCGGCTTCAGCCGGGACGGGAAGATCTGCTGTGCGGATTGGGGGTCACGCCGATGTCGGTCAACCATGTCGTGCCGGCGGTCGGGTTTCTCCTCCGTGAAGGGGAGCGGACGATGCTCTATAGCGGGGATACCTATCGGACGGACGGACTTTGGCGGGCTGCGCAAGCCGCGCCCGGCTTGCAGGCGGCGTTCATTGAGACCTCGTTTCCCAACGAACTGGACGAACTGGCGAAGACGGCGAAACACCTGACCCCTGCGCTGTTGGCCGAGGAATTTGCAAAACTCGCCCGGCCGGAGTTGCCGGTCTATGCCTACCATCTCAAGCCGCGATTTCGCGAGGTGATCAAGCAGGAACTCGGGCAATTGGGTATCCGTCACTTGGCCGCGCTCGAAGAGGGCCAAACCCTTGTACTATAG
- a CDS encoding Cyclic pyranopterin monophosphate synthase, translated as MAEFTHFNESGRARMVDVGAKASTERLAIAQAVVFLQPETLDKIQNGKIAKGDVLSVAQVAGVMGAKKTPDLIPMCHPILLTSVDISFQEESRPDRDGRCSITITATAKTTGPTGVEMEAMTAASIAALTIYDMCKAVDRGMSFGDICLLEKSGGKSGTYRRAYGMRNAE; from the coding sequence ATGGCAGAATTTACGCATTTCAACGAGTCGGGGCGGGCACGGATGGTCGATGTCGGGGCCAAGGCTTCGACCGAACGGCTTGCGATCGCGCAAGCCGTTGTCTTTCTTCAGCCCGAGACGCTCGACAAGATTCAGAACGGCAAGATCGCCAAGGGTGACGTTTTGTCGGTCGCCCAGGTGGCAGGGGTCATGGGGGCCAAGAAGACGCCGGATCTCATCCCCATGTGCCATCCCATCCTCCTGACCAGCGTCGATATTTCCTTTCAAGAAGAGTCCCGTCCGGATCGTGACGGGCGCTGTTCCATCACGATCACGGCGACGGCCAAGACCACCGGTCCGACCGGTGTGGAAATGGAGGCCATGACCGCCGCTTCGATAGCGGCCCTGACCATCTATGACATGTGCAAAGCGGTGGATCGGGGCATGAGCTTCGGCGATATCTGCCTCTTGGAGAAATCGGGCGGGAAGTCCGGCACCTACAGGCGGGCATACGGAATGAGGAATGCTGAATGA
- a CDS encoding Molybdopterin synthase catalytic subunit MoaE encodes MVTVRLFGMTKMLAGNQSTLSLALPNGRRVKDLVATIDAVYPKIGELLQKKKVLVSVNQDIAHEDLEVKDGDEIALLPPFAGGNREERSMNLEQATKADQPVIDDEAMLVRVQREDFSIDDELGRVRRRSKRIGGIAIFLGTARDRSKGKDVDGITFEHYEGMAQKKLREIRERALKDFEVIEVLVLHRYGEIGIGDNIVLIIVGAEHRAEAFRACKWAIDELKQITPIWKLEHTPEGEVWVEEHP; translated from the coding sequence ATGGTGACGGTACGGCTCTTCGGCATGACGAAAATGTTGGCGGGGAACCAGAGCACCCTCTCCCTGGCGCTTCCGAATGGACGGCGGGTGAAGGATTTGGTCGCTACGATCGACGCGGTCTATCCGAAGATCGGCGAACTGTTGCAGAAGAAAAAGGTGCTTGTGTCGGTGAACCAGGACATCGCGCACGAGGACCTTGAAGTAAAAGACGGGGACGAAATTGCTTTACTGCCGCCGTTCGCAGGCGGGAACCGTGAGGAGCGATCCATGAATCTCGAACAAGCGACCAAAGCCGACCAGCCTGTGATCGACGACGAGGCGATGCTCGTCCGCGTGCAACGGGAAGACTTCTCGATCGACGACGAACTCGGCCGTGTACGCCGACGCTCCAAACGGATCGGCGGCATCGCCATATTTCTGGGCACCGCCCGCGACCGCTCGAAGGGGAAGGATGTGGACGGCATCACCTTCGAACATTACGAAGGCATGGCGCAGAAAAAGCTGCGCGAGATTCGTGAGCGGGCCCTGAAGGACTTCGAGGTGATCGAAGTGCTGGTCCTGCATCGGTATGGGGAGATCGGCATCGGAGACAATATCGTGTTGATCATCGTGGGGGCCGAGCATCGCGCCGAGGCCTTCCGCGCCTGCAAGTGGGCGATCGACGAATTGAAGCAGATCACGCCGATTTGGAAACTCGAACATACTCCCGAAGGGGAGGTGTGGGTCGAGGAGCATCCATAA
- a CDS encoding Type I restriction-modification system, specificity subunit S, translated as MKAGWKQQKLGEVCDFLNRGISPKYVADGGVCVLNQKCVRDHKVNFDLSRRHSIKDKAISSERFVRLGDVLVNSTGTGTLGRVAQIRKEPDEPTTVDSHVTIVRPRSNMFHLDFFGYMLVVIEDAIKEAGEGCGGQTELARSVLADRFSVNYPTGISEQKRIVRVLDDVSDGIARATANAEQNLCNARALFESHLESVFSQRGKGWVETTLSEATGGVFTGPFGSLLHKSDYIENGIPLVNPAHITETGIESDPRKTVSTGTARQLSNYILRTGDIVIGRRGEMGRCALVTNAEDGWLCGTGSFFIKPSSRCEPRYLVRFLRSDSCKRRLEKFAGGAVMPNLSNADLGRLRFHLPPIDRQKAAVQGIDTLHAETQRLESIYQQKLAALDELKKSLLHQAFSGKL; from the coding sequence ATGAAAGCCGGGTGGAAGCAACAGAAGCTTGGAGAAGTCTGCGATTTCCTTAATAGGGGGATCTCACCAAAATACGTCGCCGATGGCGGAGTGTGCGTGCTCAACCAGAAATGCGTCCGTGATCATAAGGTCAACTTTGATCTATCCAGACGACACAGTATTAAAGATAAAGCTATCTCCTCGGAACGTTTCGTTCGTCTTGGCGATGTGCTGGTAAATTCAACTGGCACCGGAACGCTTGGTCGTGTTGCGCAAATTCGGAAGGAGCCGGATGAGCCGACCACCGTCGATTCGCATGTGACGATTGTTCGTCCAAGGTCCAACATGTTCCATTTGGATTTCTTTGGTTACATGCTCGTTGTGATCGAAGACGCAATCAAAGAAGCCGGTGAAGGATGCGGAGGTCAAACAGAACTTGCGCGTTCGGTCCTTGCTGACCGGTTTTCAGTCAACTACCCAACTGGAATTTCCGAGCAGAAAAGAATCGTCCGCGTCCTCGACGACGTATCCGACGGCATCGCCCGCGCCACAGCCAACGCCGAACAGAACCTCTGCAACGCCCGCGCCCTCTTCGAAAGCCACTTGGAATCGGTCTTCTCTCAGCGCGGAAAGGGGTGGGTGGAGACAACTCTAAGTGAGGCGACAGGCGGAGTCTTTACTGGCCCATTCGGTTCTCTACTCCATAAGAGCGACTATATCGAAAATGGCATTCCCCTGGTGAACCCAGCCCACATCACAGAGACTGGAATTGAGTCTGACCCTCGCAAGACAGTGTCCACCGGAACTGCTCGGCAACTTTCGAATTACATCCTGCGCACGGGAGATATTGTCATTGGGCGTCGAGGTGAAATGGGACGCTGCGCATTGGTGACCAATGCTGAGGATGGTTGGTTGTGCGGAACAGGGAGCTTCTTCATCAAACCTTCAAGCCGATGCGAACCCCGTTACCTTGTCAGATTTCTTCGGTCAGACAGTTGCAAAAGGAGGCTGGAGAAATTTGCAGGCGGGGCAGTAATGCCCAATTTGAGCAACGCTGATTTAGGGAGGTTGCGTTTCCATTTGCCGCCCATTGATCGTCAGAAGGCGGCTGTGCAAGGAATTGACACACTTCACGCGGAGACCCAACGCCTCGAATCCATCTACCAGCAAAAGCTCGCCGCGCTGGACGAGTTGAAGAAGTCGCTGCTGCACCAGGCCTTCAGCGGAAAACTCTAA
- a CDS encoding Acetyl-coenzyme A carboxyl transferase beta chain: MAWFKKGNGGDGEPPKRSKVAEGMWLKCNHCREIVYRKEVDRNNKVCPKCDYHFPISVIERINLLVDLGTFKEWDAELEPQDPLSFQDTRSYKDRIKAQQEKTGRKDAMVIGQGAINGRKVALCVFDFGFMGGSMGSVVGEKICRAVDRALEGRMPLILVTASGGARMQEGILSLMQMAKTSAAVAKLGEAKLPFLSILADPTFGGVTASIAMLGDVIIAEPKALIGFAGPRVIEQTIKQQLPDQFQRAEFLLDHGMIDMIVERKQLKEAVSTLVGHF; the protein is encoded by the coding sequence ATGGCTTGGTTTAAAAAAGGAAATGGCGGAGACGGAGAGCCTCCCAAGCGCTCCAAAGTGGCGGAGGGGATGTGGCTGAAGTGTAATCACTGCCGGGAGATCGTGTACCGCAAGGAGGTGGACCGGAACAATAAGGTCTGTCCGAAGTGCGACTATCACTTTCCCATTTCGGTCATTGAACGCATCAATCTGCTGGTCGACCTCGGGACCTTCAAGGAGTGGGATGCCGAGTTGGAGCCGCAGGATCCGTTGAGTTTTCAGGATACGCGTTCCTACAAGGACCGGATCAAGGCGCAGCAGGAAAAGACCGGCCGGAAAGACGCCATGGTCATCGGTCAGGGGGCGATCAATGGGCGCAAGGTGGCGCTGTGTGTTTTCGACTTCGGGTTCATGGGCGGCAGTATGGGATCGGTCGTCGGCGAAAAAATCTGTCGCGCCGTCGATCGGGCCTTGGAAGGGCGCATGCCCTTGATCCTCGTCACGGCGTCGGGCGGCGCCCGTATGCAGGAGGGCATCCTGTCGCTCATGCAGATGGCCAAAACGTCCGCAGCGGTGGCAAAGTTGGGAGAGGCCAAGCTCCCGTTCCTGTCGATCCTGGCCGACCCGACATTCGGCGGGGTGACGGCGAGCATCGCCATGTTGGGAGATGTCATCATCGCGGAACCGAAAGCCTTGATCGGGTTCGCCGGCCCGCGCGTCATCGAGCAGACGATCAAACAGCAGTTGCCCGATCAATTTCAGCGTGCCGAGTTCTTGCTCGATCATGGGATGATCGACATGATCGTCGAGCGGAAACAGTTGAAAGAAGCGGTCAGCACGCTGGTCGGTCACTTCTAG
- a CDS encoding phosphoenolpyruvate phosphomutase translates to MSSTTGLTTSRQFRTLLFSEQLEFICEAHNGLSAKIVQEAGFRGIWASGLSISAQFGVRDNNEASWTQILENLEFMSDATRIPILLDGDTGYGNFNNMQRLVRKLEQRHIAAVCIEDKLFPKTNSFIKGGAQPLADMQEFCGKIKAGKDAQNDPDFCIIARVEAFICGWGLAEALRRAEAYHQAGADGILIHSALSVPDEILAFKQEWGTRCPVVIVPTKYYATPTDVFRQHGISMVIWANHMLRSAVAAMQKTAHTLKEQEHLLSIEDKVVPVSEIFRLQNAGELQEAEERYLPRGAEGTTAIVLAASRGDELGELTEQQPKTMVKIQGTPILSHIVDAYNAVGIKDITVVRGYKKDAVNLPNLTYVDNDDFAETGELASLLKALRSRKGPAQSTIISYGDVLFNKYIPQTLCQVTDDCVIFVDSNWQEQSSYARLGGFTECSLPNSRRAFNAKITLKQLGNGIPKEAIHGVWMGFLKVSPAAATSIADIIAELLARPGNHKAGIPHLLQELLKRNYPIRVLYTAGHWLDINSLEDVVQAGNF, encoded by the coding sequence ATGAGTTCGACCACAGGCCTCACTACATCCAGGCAATTCAGAACGCTCCTCTTCTCCGAGCAGCTGGAATTCATCTGCGAAGCTCACAACGGCCTCAGCGCAAAGATCGTGCAAGAAGCGGGGTTTCGCGGCATCTGGGCCAGTGGCCTGTCCATTTCGGCCCAGTTCGGGGTCCGCGACAACAACGAAGCCAGCTGGACCCAGATATTGGAGAACCTGGAATTCATGTCCGATGCGACCAGGATCCCCATCCTGCTGGACGGCGACACGGGTTACGGCAACTTCAACAACATGCAGCGGCTCGTCCGCAAGCTCGAACAGCGTCACATCGCCGCGGTCTGTATAGAGGACAAGCTCTTCCCCAAGACCAACAGTTTCATCAAGGGCGGTGCCCAACCCCTGGCGGACATGCAGGAGTTTTGCGGCAAGATCAAAGCCGGCAAAGACGCACAGAACGATCCGGACTTTTGCATCATCGCCCGGGTGGAAGCCTTCATCTGCGGCTGGGGGCTGGCGGAAGCGTTGCGTCGTGCCGAGGCCTACCACCAAGCCGGGGCGGACGGCATCCTCATCCACAGCGCCCTGTCCGTCCCCGATGAGATCCTCGCGTTCAAGCAGGAATGGGGCACCCGTTGCCCGGTCGTCATCGTACCCACGAAATATTACGCCACGCCCACGGACGTATTCCGGCAGCACGGCATCTCGATGGTGATCTGGGCCAACCACATGCTCCGCTCGGCCGTCGCCGCCATGCAGAAGACCGCGCACACCCTGAAGGAACAAGAGCATCTGTTGTCCATCGAAGACAAAGTCGTACCTGTCTCCGAAATCTTCCGCCTGCAGAACGCGGGAGAACTGCAGGAGGCCGAAGAGCGCTACCTGCCCCGCGGCGCCGAAGGCACCACCGCCATCGTGCTCGCCGCCTCGCGGGGCGACGAGTTGGGCGAACTCACCGAACAACAGCCCAAGACCATGGTCAAGATCCAGGGCACCCCCATCCTGTCGCACATCGTGGACGCCTACAATGCCGTGGGCATCAAGGACATCACGGTGGTCAGAGGGTACAAGAAGGACGCCGTCAACCTGCCCAACCTCACCTATGTCGATAACGACGACTTTGCGGAAACCGGCGAACTGGCGTCGCTCTTGAAGGCACTTCGATCCCGCAAGGGTCCGGCGCAGAGCACGATCATTTCCTACGGCGACGTGCTGTTCAACAAATACATTCCCCAGACCCTCTGCCAGGTGACCGACGACTGCGTGATCTTCGTGGATAGCAATTGGCAGGAACAGAGTAGTTACGCCCGCCTGGGCGGCTTCACCGAATGCAGCCTGCCCAATTCACGACGCGCCTTCAACGCCAAAATCACCCTCAAGCAGCTCGGAAACGGCATCCCCAAGGAGGCCATTCACGGCGTATGGATGGGTTTCCTCAAGGTTTCTCCTGCCGCGGCCACCTCTATCGCCGACATCATCGCGGAACTCCTCGCCCGACCCGGCAACCACAAGGCCGGCATTCCGCATCTGTTGCAGGAACTGTTGAAGCGAAACTACCCGATCCGAGTCCTCTACACGGCGGGCCACTGGCTCGACATCAACAGCCTGGAGGACGTGGTGCAGGCCGGGAACTTTTAA
- a CDS encoding Nickel transporter UreH has product MLDPHTLTILSLGFVLGLRHALDADHLAALSTVLAERPTVQASTVIGFFWGLGHTLMLLCVGTLLLALNLTIPESMANSFEFAVGIMLVGLGLSLARRIYREQWHLHAHDHGGKQHVHLHSHHLRPDHVHGHWYQGSLRPLLIGMAHGLAGSAALMLIVLSTVTGIGQGIGYIVIFGVGSILGMVGVGVVFSLPVVYSVAVGPRAYRMVQGLACLASIGLGLMMMVRIGLGGGWS; this is encoded by the coding sequence ATGTTAGATCCCCACACCCTCACAATTCTGAGTCTCGGATTCGTGTTGGGGCTGCGCCATGCCTTGGATGCGGACCATCTCGCCGCTCTGTCTACGGTGCTGGCGGAGCGGCCGACGGTCCAGGCCTCCACGGTCATCGGGTTTTTTTGGGGACTCGGGCACACGCTGATGTTGTTGTGCGTCGGGACCCTGTTGCTGGCGTTGAACCTCACGATTCCAGAATCCATGGCGAACAGTTTCGAGTTTGCCGTCGGGATCATGTTGGTGGGGCTCGGTCTCTCGCTGGCCCGCCGGATCTATCGGGAGCAATGGCATCTCCATGCGCATGACCACGGGGGGAAGCAACATGTGCACTTGCACAGCCATCATCTGCGGCCGGATCATGTTCACGGACATTGGTACCAGGGGTCGTTGCGTCCTCTGTTGATCGGCATGGCGCATGGGCTCGCCGGATCGGCGGCACTCATGCTGATCGTGCTCTCGACGGTGACGGGGATCGGCCAGGGCATCGGCTATATCGTGATCTTCGGCGTCGGGTCGATTCTCGGCATGGTCGGCGTCGGGGTGGTGTTCAGCCTGCCGGTCGTCTATTCGGTGGCGGTCGGGCCCAGGGCCTATCGGATGGTGCAGGGGCTGGCCTGCCTCGCGAGCATCGGGTTGGGACTGATGATGATGGTGCGGATCGGGCTGGGCGGAGGCTGGTCGTAG